The genomic stretch ATTCATGCTCAAGTGCAGTCGCACCAAAAATAAGTTGCTCACGCTCTGAAAATTGAACACTTCGCATTTGCTCAATACTGCCCACAACGTTATCAAACGTTTTCAGAACTTGATAAGCACTTTCGATTACCTGTGTGAAAATATCAACTTTATGATGCACGCTGATTTCGCCAAAATATTCCCAGGCAACTAGGTCATGTGTACAAACCTGGCGAAACATGCCGGGATCATCTTGTAACTACTGGAGTCATCATGGCTATTGTGAAGAATAATCTTAGAAACTTCTTTACCCGTAATATTGTCATGACGACACAGGCGCAACATGTGCTTCGTAAAATCACGCTTTTCAATATCACAGGTACATGACTGCGTAGCATAATATGGCTAAAAATCTTCATCCCTCAGTCTGTCGAGAATATTAATTGTCGATATGTATATTTACGTGATTCATGCTTATTTTCAGACAATTCACGCCAACTCATCGTTTGTGAGTGGGCGATTCCGACGCATGGATGTCGGCATACGATAACTGTTAGCAAAGCTGATCATATTAGTTTCTTCTTCAGTGGAATGATTTTTTGCAAAATTCAGAAATCACACGAATAAATATGTCCATCAGCAATACGGCGGCCACCGGATAACCCTTCACAACCCACGCAGATATATAGCCATAAGCATTGTTATTCATGATAGAGAATTCCCCGCTATCGGCTGGCACTGAGAAAATCCCATCTTCTGACGGCACCCAAGCGGCCATATTCCAGGTAAAGATGTCCATAATTTGGCTCCAGGTAAGCTCCCCGGTACAAGATGCTTCTGTAGTCTTCCTTGTCGCAATCAAGGGAGTTGGCCATTCCGGAACGCGCTGGCAAGGCCGCCCCGCCGCTCGCTGTGTTCATTTTAGCCTTGCCAGAAGGGGGCCAGTGTCCGGTTTTCACTTCTGGTTCTGGCCATCTGCTGCACCGCTAAACCGGGGTCAGGTGCAGGAAATAATGTGATTTAATGAATCAGCACAATAACAGAACCAAGCCAACTCGGTGGGGAAAGAAGGAAATGAGGGAAATGAGGGAGGTGAGCAGGCGCTTTCACCCTGCCCCGTTCCCCTTTGTGAACTGCTTTCCTTTCAGGTTGTTCATGCTCGCGATCACCAAAAATAAAAGGCGCTTCCGGTCTATTTGACAACTTCAGCCCCTGATATCGGGGGATTTCATCCCGCCGGGGTTGGCTACTTAGCGGATTGGTAGTCCATGAAAGCCGCCACCTCTCTGTTATTGTCCCTGTACTGGATTTTGCAAAGAGAATTTCGGGTCAGGTAGGCGAATATCAACAGTGTGAGACACACTATTAATACACACCAAATCAGAGCGTTTCGCGGCATTTTCATAGCCTTAACACCTTCTTCTCCAAAATGTCAACGCAAAGCAGAAAAGGCCTTTTTGTTGCAAGACACAAATGTCCTTACTTCTGGCTCAGGCATAGGTTTATTGTTTCAAAGCTGTCCGGGCACAAAAATTTCGGTCTCAATGTGTATAGCATTCTCTATACGGCAGGTGTAAGCTGTGTATATCATTTGCTATACAGGGGCTCATCATGAAATCTGATGTTCAGCTTAACATTCGGGCTAAAGAAGCCCAGCGCGCGTTGATCGATACCGCTGCCGGTATTCTCCATAAATCACGCACCGACTTTATACTAGACATAGCCTGCCAGGCTGCTGAAAACGTGATCCTTGATCGCCGGATGTTTAATCTTGATGATGAACAGTACGCCGAATTTATCGATATGCTGGATGCACCCGTAACAGCGAATCCGGCACTGGATACGCTCATGGCGAGAAAACCGCAGTGGGAAAAGTAACCGCTCCAGCACCGCTAAAGTCGACTCACATTCTTTCAGAGTTTCACTCAGGAGAAGCTGCACTGGATGAATGGATCAGGCTCCGGGGGTTAAAAAACCAGTCGACCGGCGCCGCCAGAACGTTTGTGGTATGCCGGGAGGATTCTTCACAGGTGATTGGTTTTTACTCTCTGGCCACCGGCAGTGTCACTCATGCTATTGCACCCGGTGGGCTCAGAAGAAATATGCCTGACCCCCTTCCCATCATAATTCTGGCCCGGCTGGCCGTTGATTCGAGTTACCATGGCCAGGGCCTTGGGGCGGATTTACTGCACGATGCGGTACTGCGTATTTGCCGGGTTGCGGAGAATATTGGCGTCCGGGCCATTATGGTGCATGCCTTGTCTGATGCGGCAAAACAGTTTTACCTGCATCATGGATTCCAGCCTTCAATGACACAGGAGAAAACACTTTTTCTCCGGTTACCTACTGCCATTTAACCGCCCGCAAGCCGTAATTCCCTCTGGGGCAACTCACAGCCAGAAGCGGATATTATTAACAACACGGCGGTTAATCAATGGGGAACAGGCCATAGCGGCTGTGGCCATTCTGGTGACCAATAATGTGAGAGAGTTTGCGCGACTGCCAGATCTGATGCTGGAAGAGTGGGCTCGCTGACCGCGGACAGAATGCCGGATGATGAAGGTCAGCTCTGTGCCAACAGCGGACTGAACAGGCAATTGGCAGCAGCGGAATGTCAGTAAAACCTGAGCCATTACGATTGACCTGATTTCATCGGTTAATGACCAGAGAGTCTATCACGGCCGATCCCTTCCTCATTTTATAGTAAGCCCACTCGCATCCCCCGGCAGCACAACAGCCAATACGGTGGGTGAATAAATCTTATTAATGACTGGAGCAATCAATGAAATTAACGCAAATCCGCAATGCCACGCTGGTACTGGAATATGCCGGTAAAAAATTCCTTATCGATCCAATGCTGGCCGAAAAAGAAGCCTGGAACGGTTTTGCTGGTAATGCACGCCCGCACTTGCGCAATCCAATGGTTGCCTTGCCAGTGGCCGTAGAGGATTTACTGGCGGTTGATGCCGTTATCCTGACTCACACCCATACCGATCACTGGGATGAGGCTGCCCAGCAGGCTGTTCCCAAAGACATGCTTATCTACACCCAGGATGAAAAAGATGCGGCACTTCTCCGCTCTCAGGGCTTTCTCAACATTCGCGTTCTGAAAGATGAAAATTATTTCGTAGACGGCCTGACTATTTATAAAACCGACGGCCAGCACGGCAGCAACGAATTGTATGCAGATGCTCAGTGGGGTGAGCTCCTCGGTGATGCATGTGGATTGGTCTTCACCCACCATGATGAAAAAACGCTGTATATCGCGGGTGATACGGTCTGGGTTAAGCCTTACGCAAGAAACCTGCAGCGTTTCAAACCGGAGATTGTGGTGCTGAACACCGGTTATGCGGTCAATGACCTTTACGGTCCGATTATCATGGGCAAAGAGGACACACTGCGCACGCTGAAAATGCTGCCGACTGCGACCGTCGTGGCGTCTCATATGGAATCGATTAATCATTGCCTTCTTACCCGCGCTGAACTTCGCGAGTTCACGCTTGAACATGGTATTGAAGATAAGGTTCTGATTCCTGCAGACGGTGAGACAATGGTTTTCTGATAGGCCATCCCACCTGACCTGGTGAGGAATGCCATTACTACTGGTCACCTGTTATCCTTTGGTCAGTTAAAATCAGCGTGCTAGCCACCGGAGAGCCGGGGGCTATCATTTACGGTAAGGTTAACATTATGTCTGCATTGACGGTCGCCGTGATTGCCACGGCTGGATTCAGCCCATTTCACTTTTCCGTCCCCTGTATTATTTTCGGGCAGTCTATGCCGCAACCGGATTTATTCCGCGTCGAAATTTGTGCTGAAAACCCTGGCGTCGTTCTGTCTGATATGGGCTTTTCCATCAACGTGGAGCATGGACTTGAGCTGCTGGACACCGCAGACATTGTTATCGTGCCTTACTGGAATCATCCGGAAGAAAAACCTTCTCAGGCCCTGTTGGATGCGTTAATAAACGCGTGGCAGCGTGGCGCAGAAGTGGTGGGACTTTGTCTGGGCGCTTACGTACTGGCCTATTCCGGCCTACTTGATGGGCACCGTGCTGCCACGCACTGGGAGTTCGAACAGGACTTCATTGAACGATTTCCAGCTGTTCATCTGGACAGCAACTCACTGTATACCAGTGATGAACGTCTGATTACCTCTGCGGGTACTGCCGCCGGTATGGATTGCTGCCTGAATATTATCCGTGACCATTACGGTTCTGCGATAGCTAACCGCGTGGCAAGAAGAATGGTTGTTCCTCCTTACCGGGAAGGCGGTCAGGCCCAGTTTATTGAACGTCCAGTCCCGGTATCGACTCGGGATAGCAAAATGAACGAACTGATAGACTATCTGCGCCGTAACCTGGACAAGCCTCATGGTCTCGATTCACTTGCCGGGTTTGTTAGCATGAGTCGGCGAACGTTAACGCGTCATTTTTTCAAGGCTACCGGAACTACGCTTGGTGATTGGCTGAACTCGGAGCGCCTTCAAAGAAGCCAGGAGTTACTGGAAACGACGAACAATAGCATTGAAAGTGTATCCGAAATGGTGGGTTTTCAGTCTCCAGTCTCTTTTCGGCAGAGCTTTAAAGCGAAATTCAGCATCAGCCCAAGCGAATGGCGTAGAGTTTTTCGAGGGCCTGCGCCTGTTGATGTCGAAGTGAAATAAGTGGTAGCTCTACCAATTTAAATCCTTTCTGTTTTTTTCTGTGAGAAGGTGTTTGTATAACGTCCCCTTATCGCTCTTAGCAGGCATTGACCATAACAAATGAGATTTACCATAACCCCCTAATTAAGCGAACCTTAAAAGCCCGCCACAAGAGGCTTTGCTACATTTCCGGTCCAAACATCACTCATAAATAAAATGTGATGCTTATCACATTTTATCCCGACAAGGTAAATTAACACTTGTCAGCCTATCTACTGGTTGGTAGATTTGATTTCAACAACACGACACACAAACAAAAACACACAACAGAACATCAGGAGCGTCATCATGAAAAACATCATCAAAACCACCCTTGCCATCATCGCCCTGTCCGCCAGCGCACTGAGCTATGCCGCCAGCCCGCAAATGGTTTCCCGCAGCGAAGCAGCATCGCTGCAAAAAATTGGGGTGGTATCTTCCGGTGGCTTCACCACCCTGGATGACCTGGTGGCCTCACTGGATATGAAAGCCGCTGATGCCGGGGCCACACACTACCGCATCACCAGTGCCACCGGCATGAATAAACTTTCCGGTACCGCTGTCCTGTATCGTTGAATACCCGTTACCCTCGCAACTGCGCCCGGAACCCTTCTGGTTTCCGGGCGCAGTTGCGTCTGAATAACAGGCACCCGCAGGTGCCAGGAGAACATTATGTCCACCCATGACAGTCTGATTGAACTGACTGATACCCTTATCCAGCAGAACGGCTACCAGGGCTTCAGCTATGCTGATCTCGCTGACGGTCTGGGAATACGGAAGGCCAGTATCCATTACCATTTTCAGACCAAAACCGACCTCGGGCTTGCCTATTGTGAATACAAGGAGGCCAGCCTGCTGAAAATGGAAGCTGCCCTGTTACAGCTGCCACCGGGTAAAGCCCGTCTGCAGGGTTATATGGACGCATTTCTCAAATGCGCCGACAGCGGCCAGATGTGCGGCATTCACGCGATGTTGTCCGACAGCGCCCTGTTTGAAGAACCTCTTCAGAAAGCCACCTCCCGCCTGGCACAAACCGACCTGCGCATCCTGACCAGTGTGCTGGTTTCGGGTCGTGAAAGCGGTGAACTGGCTTTTACTGCTGAGCCGGCTGACGTGGCCATTATCATCGGCAGCGCCATTAAAGGGGCCCTGATGCTCAATCGGATCCCTCCTCATGATGCCTGTTCCCGCACCATGAGCGCGCTTATTCAGCTACTCTCCCGCCCGTAAAGCCACGCCTGTGGCTGCCCCGGTTTAACCGGGGCAGCCAGCACTCAAAAAAATCACCGCTGACAACGCCTGTATTCCGGGGGCCTCAGAAGACATTAAGACTTTCCTTGCGTTTAATTTCCAGTTACCCCTTGCCAATCTATCTACTGGTAGGTAGATTAAATATTAACAACACGACAACACAATAAAACAGACATGCAGGGGGCATCATCATGAAAGCACTTATCAACGACGTTATCGCTATCTTCACCCGTAAACCCCATGGACCGGTCATCATCAAATCCGATCTTACTGAGGAAGAAAAAGCAGCTCTGGTACCGGTCCGTACACTCTCTGTTGGCTGGGTGTCTTCCGTGGATGAGCTGGAGCGGGAGGTTATCCGCGAAGCCCTTGAACATGGCGCTGCCGCTTATCTGATTTCTGAGCTTGAGCAGGCCCGTTTCGTTCATGCCCGCGCCACGCTGTTTGCATAAACACAAAACGAAAATAAAAGGACACACACCATGAAAAATAACGTCGAGACACAACTGCGCCGGTTACTTCGTAAAACGTCAGGCCTGGACATTATGGTTCTGCGGCTGTCAGTGATTTTCATCTTCGCCCTGTTTGGTACCTACAAATGGTTTGCCTTCGAGGGCAACGCCCTTCACCACCTGCTGCCAGGCACCTGGCTCGGTGCACTGTATCCGGCTCTCGGCGTTCAGGGGCTCAGCTACGCACTCGGCGTGGTGGAAAATATCACCCTTCTGGCCCTGATTGTTGGATTTTTCCGGCCGGCAGTCGGCGCAGCAGGAGCCCTGATGGTAGCAGGCACCGGCATCGTCACCCTGAGCCTTCTGCCGCAGCTGGGTCGCATTGACAGCTTCATTATCAAGGATGTTCTTCTGATTGGGGCTGGACTGGTGTTGTTGCGTCATGACCTGCGACGGACACTGATTAACCGGAGGGCGAAGCAACTCAGCGCCGTGCACAAACCCCGCTCGTCTGACGCATTGTCAGCCATGGGGAGACCCTGAATTACGCCGCTGCCTGATATTTCTGGCCAGCAAATATGACACCACTCCCGGGTTCATGGTGAGAGGCATGGAAGCCGCCTTTCGGGCGGGGATCACTCCCCGCTACTTTTTAGAGCGCTACCTGGAAAATAAGTCGCTCCCCGCCAACCCGGACTTTGAAAAACACTATCTGGATCTTATTCATGAGCAGGACCCGTCCCGGTGAGTGAGATTTGTCAGGAGAGCGATATGAACAAACCGTATAAAAAAGACCCACAGACCATTCAGGCACTGACGGAACTGCAGTTCAGCGTCACCCAGAAAAGCGGCACTGAGCACCCGTTTACCGGAGAATATGACGACCACTTTGAGGACGGACTGTACGTGGATATCGTCTCCGGTGAGCCACTGTTCTCGTCGAAGGACAAATTTGATTCGGGCTGTGGCTGGCCGGCATTCAGCAAACCAGTGGAAAACAACGTCCGCAACCTGAGCGACCTCAGTCACGGCATGGTGCGTACTGAAGTGCGTTCCCGTCACGGTGACAGCCATCTGGGACACGTCTTCCCTGACGGGCCACAGGATACCGGTGGATTACGTTACTGCATTAACTCGGCTTCACTGCGTTTTATCCCGAAAGGCGCTCTGGAAACAGAAGGATACGGTGAATTTCTTCCCCTGTTTGAGAAAGGAGATAAGCATGAAAACTGATGTGGCAATCCTTGCCGGTGGTTGTTTCTGGGGTGTCCAGGAGCTGATCCGCAAACTCAATGGCGTGGTCAGCACCGAAGTGGGCTATACCGGCGGACGTAATGATAACCCGACATACCAGCACCACCCAGGACATGCGGAGGCGGTGAAGGTGGTGTATTCCCCGGATAAACTGAGCTACCGAAAACTACTGGAATATTTCTTTAGTATTCACAACCCTACAACAATACTTCGTCAGGGTAATGACGTCGGCTCAAGCTACCGCTCAGCCATATTTTTCACCACAGAGGAGCAAAAGCAGCAGGCAAACCAGCTTATCCGTGAAATAGATGATTCAGGAGTCTGGCCCGGAGTCGTGGTGACAGAAGTAGAGCAGGCCGGTGAGTTCTGGTCTGCAGAGCCAGAGCATCAGGATTACCTGCAGCATAATCCCAACGGCTATACCTGCCATTTTGAACGACCTGACTGGACGCTTCCGGGATAAGTCACCGTCGCAGACTCGCAGCATTCAGCCCCGCCCATGTGCGGGGCTTTTTTGTTCATATGCAGAAACGAGAATGGGATCACAAACAAATTTCTTTAGTCCATTTCTTGCATACAAAACAATCAACATCCTGATTTTAAGGGGCATATTAGAAAAAGATGAGGATGATTAGGGTCAAAGGGTCAAAGGGACAAAGGGACAATGTTTAGAATTATGCTGACCGTTATCGCAGGATCGTTATTTTACGGACTCTCGGCCAGTCTGTGTTTTGCCGGGCTTTTTCGCATATACGCCCCCAGTGCCTGCACAGCCTTCTGTCTGACTTATAACCCAACAGCCGGCTATGTCATGCTGTTTACCGGTATGACACTGTTTATCGTATTTTTGCTCAGCCTTTTCCGGACAACAAAAGCCCCTATTTAACATAAAGGTCTCATTGTACGCACCGCTAAAACGCGCTCAGGGCGTTTCTGACGAATAACCGGTAAAAAGGGTAACAAACCACCCGAAAACCCGCCAGAAACGCACAGGCAGAATTTTACCCCACTGCATGACTATTCAGGTAAGTGAATCCGTCCCGTATTCATCCTGATTTGTCCCTGTCAGCCTTCTTTCTGGGTAACTTCGGTGGTTTTACAGGGGACATACTTTGCGTTCTGCGTGTATTCCAAGGATGATCGGCTGCCGGTTTAACATAGAACTTCGAACGCAGGTCGAAACGCGCATTCTCAACCCGCTCATGAACACTCTTCTCGTCATCAAGAGGTAAGGGCTCAGGCCCATCCACATATTTCTCACAGCCAAGTTCCCGGCTGTCGTGCAACACCGTAATCTCTCCCTGAAAATTCTCACAAACCGTGACGAGCGCATGCCTGAGTCGGTAACCCTGCCCTTCTGAGCGGATCTGATACGCGCAGGTTTTGTACTGGAACGTCAGGTTCTTGGACAACACACGGCGGGCCTGATAGGAGAGAATGTAATTCAGTTCTTCCGGAGTGTGATGAATGTCCCGATGGGCATTACCGCCTTCCCGGGGCTGGGATGCAAAGCGGTCATTGTAATCTTTCACGAATTCAGGCAGCCAGGCGTTAGCCGTTTCGATATCACTGATATGACGAAGTCGCAGCTCTTTAACCAGCCTGTCCTGCAACGTCTGATTAGCCCGTTCAACCCGACCTTTAGCCTGCGGGGTGTTAGCATGAATCGGCGCTATGCCAAGCGTTTTCACGGAGCGGGTGAACTGCGTCAGCTCACCTTCCCTTTCCGGGTTATTAACACGGAAAATACTGTGCCGATCTGAATACAGGGCGAGAGGGAGTCCATGGTTGCCGAGATAATCTCGCAGCGTTTCCATATAAGCGCGGGTGATTTCGGCCGGGGCGAACCGAAGGGCCATCAACGCACTGGTAGCATCATCGATAAAGACGATCAGCGTGCAGCGCGGCCCCCGTGTTTCGAACCAGTCATGCGGAGAGCCATCAATCTGGATCAGCTCCCCATAGCAAGGGCGGCGCTGCCGCCGCTGATAAATACGGGCAATTTTACGACGACGCTCTCGCCACAGTCCCTCCTCAACCATCCACTTACGCAATGTCTCAGCGGATAGCGCCAGCCCGTGAATTTCCCGCAGCTTCTCGCTGGCGAAGGTGGGCCCAAAATCCGGGTATTTATCCCTGACAAGCGAAATAACGAGTGAGCGAAACTCAGGCGAGAAAGCATTATTGGGACGTTTCCCGCGACGACGGGAAACCAGGCCCTGAGGACCTTCAATCCGGTATCGTTGAACAAGACGTTTGACCTGCCGGACCGAAATACCAATTCGCTCCGCAGCCTGGTCCTGAGTGATGTGGCGGCTGACCGACTCCCGAATAATCTGGAGCCGATCGAGCTCTTTGTGACTCATGCTAATTATCTCTTTTGCCATGAAATATCCTCCCCAAAATACGATGGGTGACATTTCAGATTTGGTCAAAGGAGGTGCGGACGAATTCCTGGACTCTCAGGAGTCACTTTATGCATTCATACGAAGACCGGATCAAAGCGGTTGAACTCTATTACCGATACGGAAAGAAAACCTCCGTCGTCGTCAGAGAGCTGGGATATCCGTCCACAAAACAGTTGGGCCGCTGGGTTCGGATTTATGAAGAGACCGGTGATTTACCCAGAGATTTAAAGCCAAGAGAGCGCTATTCACGCGCTCAGAAAATTGCTGCGGTTGAGCATTACCTCACGCACGGTGGATGCCTGTCGTTCACTCGTCGCGCCATCGGTTACCCCAGCAACGAGGTTCTCAAATCCTGGATTCAGGAGTTTTACCCGAACAGCCGTCCTCTGGTCATTCGTTCAGGTACAAACAAATGCTTCAGTCCGGAAGAGAGAGTTCATGCTGTCAGGGCGCTCTGCAGCCGGCGCGGAACCGCGCGTAAAGTTGCACAAAACATAGGTGTCAGCGTTCCGGTCCTGTACAAATGGAAGAAAGACCTTATCAGTGACGAGGCTTATCAATCCATGCGCAAACGTAACGTAGCCCCTCAGGATAAAAATCAGGATGCTTTGCTTGGTGAAATCCAGCACCTCAGACAACAGATTCATCAGCTGCAGCTCGAACGTGACCTACTGACAAAAGCGAATGAACTGATAAAAAAAGACATGGGCATCAGCCTTCTGACCCTGAAGAACAGGGAGAAAACCCAGATCGTTGATGCCCTTAAGGAAACGTATCCCGTTGCTGAATTACTTAGTGTTCTGCAACTTGCCCGCAGCTGCTATTTTTACCACAAAGCAAGCCAGCGCCTGCGTGATAAGTATGCGGAAATACGCGTGATCATGGCTGATATCTTTGAAGAGAATTACCGCTGTTATGGCTACCGGCGTCTTCACGCGATGCTTCGTGGTAACAACAGGGTTATTTCTGAGAAGATCGTCCGCAGACTGATGGCAGAAGAACAGCTCGTTGTTAAGCGTACGAGGCGGCGGCGATACAGCTCTTACTGTGGAGAAATCAGCCCGGCACCGGAAAATCTACTCGCCCGGGATTTTAGTTCCTGCAGGCCAAATGAAAAGTGGCTGACCGATATTACCGAGTTCCAGCTTCCGGCTGGAAAAGTCTATCTGTCGCCGGTTATCGACTGCTTTGATGGCCAGGTAGTGAGCTGGTCGATAGGAACACGCCCGGACGCGGTGCTGGTGAATACCATGCTCGATGATGCGGTCAATACGCTCAACGAAAATGAAAAACCGGTGATACACAGCGACCGGGGGGGGCATTATCGATGGCCAGGTTGGCTTGATCGTATCAATACATCCGGACTTATAAGGTCCATGTCGCGCAAAGGATGCTCGTCGGATAATGCGGCGTGTGAAGGCTTCTTCGGGCGGGTCAAAAATGAAATGTTCTATGGCAGAAACTGGGCGGGAATAACACTGGAAAAATTTATCCGCTTCCTGGACAGATACATACGCTGGTATAACGAGAAGCGTATCAAGTTATCATTAGGTGCAATGAGCCCGGTGAAGTACCGACAGCATCTTGGGATCACAACATAACAGTCCAGGAAAACATCCGCAGCCCCAAAGGGGACATTACCGCATAGGCTTAACACACTTCCGCAAACGCGATCACCAGGCCACCCGTGCCGACAGCCGGATCATGAAACGTGATGAATGGCTTGTGCTCCAGCTGGCTGAGCATATCGCCGGCGGTAAGACGGGCCAACAGGACAGATAAAGAGTAAGGCGAGAAATACTGGCCCATATGGTCCGATCCAATCTCCAGTTCCATAAAGATCTGACCTAGGAAATCACCCGGCCGACACTCCAGCGCGCCGGTGAGATACCCCAACAACTGCGCCATCCGGTGAACATCATCAGACTGATAGCGCCCGGCCAGAGCCAGGTACTCTTTTTCCAGATCAGGACTGCGAAGAAAGGCGTTCTGCACCGAAAGCGTGGCCATTTCGGCAAAATCACGGAAACCACATGCCGGTGGTGATAACGGGCGGTGTCGCGGAACAGGAGGATAAATTCCCGGCGGTAATGGCCGGCGCGGGCATATCCAGTGTCAGCTGCGTCATTCTGGTGTTCCTTCCTTTTCGGCGGCCTGCAGTGTACTTCCGCCATACCGCACACGACGCAACGTGCCATGAGGAAAAAATCCAGCTCCGGACGCAAGGCCGCAGCACAAATGACTGACGGAAAGGAAGGAATGCGAACGGGTACAGCGGCAGGCGGCTTGAATTT from Scandinavium goeteborgense encodes the following:
- a CDS encoding Hok/Gef family protein — encoded protein: MIFAYLTRNSLCKIQYRDNNREVAAFMDYQSAK
- a CDS encoding DUF1778 domain-containing protein, producing MKSDVQLNIRAKEAQRALIDTAAGILHKSRTDFILDIACQAAENVILDRRMFNLDDEQYAEFIDMLDAPVTANPALDTLMARKPQWEK
- a CDS encoding GNAT family N-acetyltransferase gives rise to the protein MGKVTAPAPLKSTHILSEFHSGEAALDEWIRLRGLKNQSTGAARTFVVCREDSSQVIGFYSLATGSVTHAIAPGGLRRNMPDPLPIIILARLAVDSSYHGQGLGADLLHDAVLRICRVAENIGVRAIMVHALSDAAKQFYLHHGFQPSMTQEKTLFLRLPTAI
- a CDS encoding MBL fold metallo-hydrolase, with protein sequence MKLTQIRNATLVLEYAGKKFLIDPMLAEKEAWNGFAGNARPHLRNPMVALPVAVEDLLAVDAVILTHTHTDHWDEAAQQAVPKDMLIYTQDEKDAALLRSQGFLNIRVLKDENYFVDGLTIYKTDGQHGSNELYADAQWGELLGDACGLVFTHHDEKTLYIAGDTVWVKPYARNLQRFKPEIVVLNTGYAVNDLYGPIIMGKEDTLRTLKMLPTATVVASHMESINHCLLTRAELREFTLEHGIEDKVLIPADGETMVF
- a CDS encoding GlxA family transcriptional regulator, which gives rise to MSALTVAVIATAGFSPFHFSVPCIIFGQSMPQPDLFRVEICAENPGVVLSDMGFSINVEHGLELLDTADIVIVPYWNHPEEKPSQALLDALINAWQRGAEVVGLCLGAYVLAYSGLLDGHRAATHWEFEQDFIERFPAVHLDSNSLYTSDERLITSAGTAAGMDCCLNIIRDHYGSAIANRVARRMVVPPYREGGQAQFIERPVPVSTRDSKMNELIDYLRRNLDKPHGLDSLAGFVSMSRRTLTRHFFKATGTTLGDWLNSERLQRSQELLETTNNSIESVSEMVGFQSPVSFRQSFKAKFSISPSEWRRVFRGPAPVDVEVK
- a CDS encoding YdgH/BhsA/McbA-like domain containing protein; translated protein: MKNIIKTTLAIIALSASALSYAASPQMVSRSEAASLQKIGVVSSGGFTTLDDLVASLDMKAADAGATHYRITSATGMNKLSGTAVLYR
- a CDS encoding TetR/AcrR family transcriptional regulator gives rise to the protein MSTHDSLIELTDTLIQQNGYQGFSYADLADGLGIRKASIHYHFQTKTDLGLAYCEYKEASLLKMEAALLQLPPGKARLQGYMDAFLKCADSGQMCGIHAMLSDSALFEEPLQKATSRLAQTDLRILTSVLVSGRESGELAFTAEPADVAIIIGSAIKGALMLNRIPPHDACSRTMSALIQLLSRP
- a CDS encoding DUF1471 domain-containing protein, with product MKALINDVIAIFTRKPHGPVIIKSDLTEEEKAALVPVRTLSVGWVSSVDELEREVIREALEHGAAAYLISELEQARFVHARATLFA
- a CDS encoding DUF417 family protein, whose translation is MKNNVETQLRRLLRKTSGLDIMVLRLSVIFIFALFGTYKWFAFEGNALHHLLPGTWLGALYPALGVQGLSYALGVVENITLLALIVGFFRPAVGAAGALMVAGTGIVTLSLLPQLGRIDSFIIKDVLLIGAGLVLLRHDLRRTLINRRAKQLSAVHKPRSSDALSAMGRP
- the msrB gene encoding peptide-methionine (R)-S-oxide reductase MsrB, which translates into the protein MNKPYKKDPQTIQALTELQFSVTQKSGTEHPFTGEYDDHFEDGLYVDIVSGEPLFSSKDKFDSGCGWPAFSKPVENNVRNLSDLSHGMVRTEVRSRHGDSHLGHVFPDGPQDTGGLRYCINSASLRFIPKGALETEGYGEFLPLFEKGDKHEN
- the msrA gene encoding peptide-methionine (S)-S-oxide reductase MsrA translates to MKTDVAILAGGCFWGVQELIRKLNGVVSTEVGYTGGRNDNPTYQHHPGHAEAVKVVYSPDKLSYRKLLEYFFSIHNPTTILRQGNDVGSSYRSAIFFTTEEQKQQANQLIREIDDSGVWPGVVVTEVEQAGEFWSAEPEHQDYLQHNPNGYTCHFERPDWTLPG
- a CDS encoding ISNCY family transposase, translated to MAKEIISMSHKELDRLQIIRESVSRHITQDQAAERIGISVRQVKRLVQRYRIEGPQGLVSRRRGKRPNNAFSPEFRSLVISLVRDKYPDFGPTFASEKLREIHGLALSAETLRKWMVEEGLWRERRRKIARIYQRRQRRPCYGELIQIDGSPHDWFETRGPRCTLIVFIDDATSALMALRFAPAEITRAYMETLRDYLGNHGLPLALYSDRHSIFRVNNPEREGELTQFTRSVKTLGIAPIHANTPQAKGRVERANQTLQDRLVKELRLRHISDIETANAWLPEFVKDYNDRFASQPREGGNAHRDIHHTPEELNYILSYQARRVLSKNLTFQYKTCAYQIRSEGQGYRLRHALVTVCENFQGEITVLHDSRELGCEKYVDGPEPLPLDDEKSVHERVENARFDLRSKFYVKPAADHPWNTRRTQSMSPVKPPKLPRKKADRDKSG
- a CDS encoding IS3 family transposase, with the protein product MHSYEDRIKAVELYYRYGKKTSVVVRELGYPSTKQLGRWVRIYEETGDLPRDLKPRERYSRAQKIAAVEHYLTHGGCLSFTRRAIGYPSNEVLKSWIQEFYPNSRPLVIRSGTNKCFSPEERVHAVRALCSRRGTARKVAQNIGVSVPVLYKWKKDLISDEAYQSMRKRNVAPQDKNQDALLGEIQHLRQQIHQLQLERDLLTKANELIKKDMGISLLTLKNREKTQIVDALKETYPVAELLSVLQLARSCYFYHKASQRLRDKYAEIRVIMADIFEENYRCYGYRRLHAMLRGNNRVISEKIVRRLMAEEQLVVKRTRRRRYSSYCGEISPAPENLLARDFSSCRPNEKWLTDITEFQLPAGKVYLSPVIDCFDGQVVSWSIGTRPDAVLVNTMLDDAVNTLNENEKPVIHSDRGGHYRWPGWLDRINTSGLIRSMSRKGCSSDNAACEGFFGRVKNEMFYGRNWAGITLEKFIRFLDRYIRWYNEKRIKLSLGAMSPVKYRQHLGITT
- a CDS encoding type I restriction-modification system subunit M; translation: MATLSVQNAFLRSPDLEKEYLALAGRYQSDDVHRMAQLLGYLTGALECRPGDFLGQIFMELEIGSDHMGQYFSPYSLSVLLARLTAGDMLSQLEHKPFITFHDPAVGTGGLVIAFAEVC